One Candidatus Binataceae bacterium DNA window includes the following coding sequences:
- a CDS encoding ABC transporter transmembrane domain-containing protein, producing MRLLPPLYLRLLGYLRRYLFPYVLILLITMLVLSATNGVITLLIKRFIDQMTNKHDLHDIAAVRVLSLEALALFLIRAAADFGSDYLQAYIGQKITLDLRSGLNERLQNQSLAFFNRTSTGVMMSRVINDVQLVTGGAINSLTSIFGDGATLIAVLATAIYIDWKLALIAFLVFPAAVLPVATFSKRMRRMTREAQKQMGGLNVVLQETYQGNRVVKAFGMEDYERGRFHRELRRLFRISMRVARIKAATGPIIEVMGAFAIVAVIWWGSVSVLSGTRTYGTFGAFIAAMLIIYQPFKSLTKTNNDIQQGLAATERVFEMMDAPVEVRDDPAGLELASGNHTIALEEVSFRYSDAWVLEGINLTIGAGEVVALVGMSGGGKSTIADLVPRFYDVQRGAVTIDGIDVRRLKIASLRAQIGIVTQQTFLFNDTVRANIAYGSMEKSLDSVIAAARDANAHDFITRLPDGYDTVVGELGVRLSGGERQRLAIARALLKNAPILILDEATSALDSDAERQVQEALERLMENRTTLVIAHRLSTVRRADRIVVVVHGRIVETGTHDELIARGGEYGRLHDLQFRPTLATNGDLTG from the coding sequence ATGAGATTGCTGCCACCGCTCTATCTCCGCCTGCTCGGCTATCTGCGGCGCTACCTGTTCCCTTATGTCCTGATCCTGCTCATCACGATGCTGGTGCTGAGCGCCACCAACGGCGTCATCACGTTGCTGATCAAGCGCTTCATTGATCAGATGACGAATAAGCACGACCTGCATGACATTGCCGCCGTGCGCGTTCTGTCCCTCGAAGCGCTCGCGCTCTTTCTGATCCGCGCCGCCGCCGACTTCGGTTCCGATTATCTGCAGGCTTACATCGGTCAGAAGATCACGCTCGATTTGCGCTCGGGGCTCAACGAGCGTCTGCAAAACCAGTCGCTTGCATTCTTCAATCGCACCTCGACCGGTGTGATGATGTCGCGGGTCATTAACGACGTGCAGCTCGTGACCGGCGGAGCGATCAACAGCCTAACTTCAATCTTCGGCGACGGCGCGACCCTGATTGCGGTGTTGGCGACCGCAATCTACATAGATTGGAAACTGGCGCTGATCGCTTTCTTGGTCTTCCCCGCGGCCGTCCTGCCGGTCGCGACCTTCTCGAAGCGGATGCGCCGCATGACCCGCGAAGCCCAAAAACAGATGGGCGGTCTCAACGTCGTGCTGCAAGAGACTTACCAGGGCAATCGCGTCGTCAAGGCCTTCGGGATGGAGGATTACGAGCGCGGCCGTTTTCATCGCGAGCTGCGGCGGCTCTTCCGCATCAGTATGCGCGTGGCGCGCATCAAGGCCGCCACCGGGCCGATCATCGAAGTGATGGGCGCGTTCGCGATCGTCGCCGTGATCTGGTGGGGCTCGGTTTCGGTGCTTTCCGGCACGCGCACCTATGGCACCTTTGGCGCGTTCATCGCCGCGATGCTGATTATCTACCAGCCGTTCAAAAGCTTGACGAAAACCAACAATGATATTCAGCAAGGGCTGGCAGCAACGGAGCGCGTCTTCGAGATGATGGACGCGCCGGTCGAGGTGCGCGACGATCCGGCCGGGCTCGAACTCGCGTCCGGCAACCATACCATTGCGCTCGAAGAGGTGAGCTTCCGTTATAGCGACGCCTGGGTGCTCGAAGGGATCAACCTGACGATCGGCGCGGGCGAAGTGGTCGCGCTGGTCGGTATGAGCGGCGGCGGCAAATCAACTATCGCCGACCTGGTGCCGCGCTTTTACGATGTCCAGCGCGGCGCTGTAACGATCGACGGAATAGATGTGCGCCGCCTGAAAATTGCCTCGCTGCGCGCGCAAATCGGCATCGTCACCCAGCAGACCTTTCTCTTCAACGATACGGTTCGCGCCAATATCGCTTACGGCAGTATGGAAAAAAGCCTCGACTCCGTGATCGCTGCGGCGCGCGACGCCAATGCTCATGACTTCATCACGCGGCTGCCCGACGGCTACGACACCGTGGTCGGCGAGTTGGGTGTCCGGCTCTCGGGCGGCGAGCGCCAACGTCTCGCGATCGCCCGCGCGTTGCTCAAAAACGCCCCGATCCTGATTCTCGATGAAGCGACTTCGGCGCTCGACTCCGACGCCGAACGCCAGGTCCAGGAGGCGCTCGAGCGCCTGATGGAGAATCGCACCACACTCGTGATCGCCCATCGACTCTCCACTGTCCGGCGCGCTGATCGCATCGTCGTCGTGGTGCATGGCCGCATCGTCGAGACCGGCACGCACGATGAGTTGATCGCGCGCGGCGGCGAATACGGCCGCCTGCACGATCTGCAATTCAGACCCACGCTTGCAACCAACGGCGATCTCACCGGCTGA
- a CDS encoding glycosyltransferase N-terminal domain-containing protein produces the protein MPARDSKFAQLYNALWYPALPFALAVAGGRDSAIRRERLGYATPALAGDPTRRVWVHASSVGEIEAVRPVVIRLAREVPGLEVVLTTMTLTGREAARRRLRGLAAYGLAPLDFKSAVRRFLSRVQPRLILIAETELWPNFFFEGARAVAKVILINGRMSERSLRRYRRVRGLLRATLARADRILVQTVADAARFRELGAPDDRLFVTGNTKFDLDDSTAILRPALEGFARGRPILVAGSTAPGEEAIVLSAYRGLVERFPALALAVAPRHLERVAEVESELRSSGIIYAKASTLTANADDPASVLLIDTMGDLRGFYQRATIAFVGGSMAPPRGGQSLSEPAAAAVPVLFGPHHENQRQVADAILADGGGAVTADSAELVARCMNWLSDERERRVAGIHAREVIERLADGARLTVDHLKPLLGG, from the coding sequence GTGCCGGCTCGCGATTCAAAATTCGCCCAGCTCTACAACGCCCTCTGGTACCCGGCCCTGCCCTTCGCGCTGGCCGTCGCCGGCGGGCGCGATTCTGCTATCCGTCGCGAGCGTCTCGGCTACGCAACTCCCGCGCTCGCCGGCGATCCGACGAGACGCGTGTGGGTCCATGCCTCCTCGGTCGGCGAAATCGAAGCCGTGCGGCCTGTTGTCATCCGGCTCGCTCGCGAGGTCCCCGGCCTCGAAGTGGTGCTCACTACCATGACGCTCACCGGGCGTGAGGCCGCTCGCCGGCGGCTTCGCGGCCTTGCGGCTTATGGTTTGGCGCCGCTGGATTTTAAATCGGCGGTGCGGCGCTTCCTCAGCCGTGTGCAGCCCCGTCTGATCCTTATCGCGGAAACCGAATTGTGGCCTAACTTCTTTTTCGAGGGCGCGCGCGCAGTTGCGAAAGTTATCCTGATCAACGGCCGCATGTCGGAGCGTTCATTGCGGAGGTATCGTCGGGTGCGCGGACTGTTGCGCGCTACGCTCGCGCGGGCCGATCGAATTCTCGTGCAGACCGTGGCCGACGCCGCACGTTTTCGCGAACTCGGGGCGCCGGACGATCGGCTATTCGTCACCGGCAACACCAAGTTCGATCTCGACGACTCTACGGCCATACTGCGTCCGGCTCTCGAGGGATTCGCGCGCGGAAGACCGATTCTGGTTGCCGGATCGACCGCGCCCGGCGAAGAGGCCATCGTCCTCAGCGCATATCGCGGGCTCGTCGAGCGTTTCCCGGCCCTCGCGCTCGCCGTCGCCCCGCGCCATCTCGAGCGCGTCGCTGAAGTCGAGTCCGAACTGCGCTCATCGGGAATCATTTACGCCAAGGCCTCGACTCTCACCGCAAACGCTGACGATCCTGCGAGCGTGCTGCTGATCGATACGATGGGCGACCTGCGCGGTTTCTATCAACGCGCGACGATCGCCTTCGTCGGCGGCAGCATGGCGCCCCCGCGCGGCGGCCAAAGCCTCTCGGAACCCGCCGCCGCCGCGGTTCCGGTGCTGTTCGGGCCGCATCACGAAAACCAACGCCAGGTTGCCGACGCGATCCTCGCCGACGGCGGTGGGGCCGTGACCGCCGATAGCGCAGAGTTGGTCGCGCGATGCATGAACTGGCTCAGCGACGAACGCGAGCGGCGCGTCGCCGGCATCCACGCCCGCGAGGTCATCGAGCGCCTCGCCGACGGCGCCAGGCTTACGGTCGACCACCTCAAACCGCTGCTGGGTGGCTGA
- the lpxK gene encoding tetraacyldisaccharide 4'-kinase yields MRRRLNFERLWEPGVSGLRAPLWAALTPLAALYAGALGLRAQWWRVMADSSPVATVSVGNLTLGGNGKTPFTLFLARRLRTHGHRIAIVSRGYGRDNQHGPMLVADGGKLLLPISAAGDEPAMMARAFDGPIAVARRRLDAINLLVARGPLDAIILDDAFQHRRLRRDLDLLLVGARRGFGNGWLLPAGPLREPRSAIRRADAIVEVSPAWADACTIASRDRAGLEGLPSLRATLTPHALIQASPHGWSESPLELNGRRVVAVCGLADPQGFRAMLEHLGAKIVKAFAYPDHHRYRPEDWREIVAAAPAADLVITTEKDLIKLEGFSPQPAALYAVRLKVAMDDADEARLLAMVAEVIKARRAQAASGTHPATPS; encoded by the coding sequence ATGCGTCGGCGGCTCAACTTCGAGCGCTTGTGGGAACCCGGTGTGAGCGGACTGCGCGCTCCGCTTTGGGCGGCTCTGACGCCGCTCGCGGCACTCTATGCCGGTGCGCTCGGACTGCGCGCGCAGTGGTGGCGTGTGATGGCGGATTCAAGCCCGGTCGCGACCGTCAGCGTCGGCAATCTCACGCTGGGCGGCAATGGCAAGACACCCTTCACGCTGTTTCTCGCGCGGCGGCTTCGCACTCACGGCCACCGGATCGCGATCGTCAGCCGCGGCTATGGGCGCGACAACCAACACGGTCCGATGCTGGTCGCCGACGGCGGTAAGCTGCTCCTCCCAATCAGCGCGGCAGGCGATGAGCCGGCGATGATGGCGCGGGCCTTTGACGGCCCGATCGCCGTGGCGCGACGGCGATTAGACGCCATCAACCTGCTCGTCGCACGCGGCCCACTCGACGCCATAATCCTCGACGATGCGTTTCAACATCGCCGGCTGCGTCGCGACCTCGACCTCTTGTTGGTCGGCGCGCGACGCGGTTTCGGCAACGGCTGGCTGCTGCCGGCGGGACCGCTGCGCGAACCACGGTCAGCTATCCGCCGCGCCGACGCGATCGTCGAGGTCTCGCCGGCCTGGGCTGACGCCTGCACCATTGCATCGCGCGATCGCGCCGGCCTCGAAGGACTCCCATCTCTGCGGGCAACTCTTACCCCTCACGCCCTGATTCAAGCGTCGCCGCACGGTTGGAGCGAGTCGCCCCTTGAGCTGAACGGCCGGCGCGTCGTCGCGGTCTGCGGCCTTGCCGATCCGCAGGGCTTCCGCGCGATGCTCGAACATCTCGGCGCGAAGATCGTCAAGGCGTTCGCCTATCCCGACCATCACCGGTACCGCCCGGAGGATTGGCGTGAGATCGTCGCCGCCGCACCCGCCGCCGATCTCGTGATCACGACCGAGAAGGATTTGATCAAGCTCGAGGGATTTTCTCCGCAGCCTGCCGCGCTGTACGCTGTTCGTCTGAAAGTCGCGATGGACGATGCGGACGAGGCGCGGCTGCTCGCGATGGTTGCAGAAGTGATCAAGGCACGCCGAGCGCAAGCCGCAAGCGGAACTCATCCGGCGACGCCTTCATAG
- a CDS encoding Trm112 family protein, producing the protein MALSQDLLNILACPKCKGGLQLNDDQSGLVCGSCKLLYPIQDDIPIMLIDEARNLE; encoded by the coding sequence ATGGCCTTGAGTCAGGACCTGCTGAACATTCTCGCCTGCCCGAAATGCAAAGGCGGATTGCAACTTAATGACGATCAGAGCGGGCTGGTTTGCGGGTCGTGCAAGCTGCTTTACCCGATTCAGGACGACATTCCGATCATGCTGATCGACGAAGCGCGCAACCTCGAATAG
- a CDS encoding lipopolysaccharide kinase InaA family protein has product MRSATQESPRCPALAALGFATYRAAGRTLYLRNDLLSEAEEILTLIAEAERIGAGAGNRRSGFRIELRQTPLFVRRSRRGGWMRLLNRDLYLGKRPRPARELALASEAMRRAIPIAEPLGALIEPIIPGIYRGAMITRALSGMTLWEFLQTDDDPRVRTHILELARQAVDTMHRRGLFHADLNLHNLFVTQSGESFAVVILDLDKARFFPAALPINLRRRNLHRLIRSARKLDPHRRLLTAAALAILTGE; this is encoded by the coding sequence ATGCGATCGGCCACGCAGGAGTCGCCGCGATGCCCAGCCCTTGCCGCGCTCGGCTTCGCAACTTATCGTGCGGCCGGCCGGACGTTATACCTGCGCAACGATCTGCTCAGCGAGGCGGAGGAAATTCTGACGTTGATCGCCGAGGCTGAACGCATCGGCGCAGGCGCCGGCAATCGCCGCAGCGGCTTCCGCATCGAACTTCGCCAGACCCCCCTGTTCGTGCGCCGCTCCCGCCGCGGCGGCTGGATGCGGCTGCTCAATCGCGATCTTTACCTCGGTAAGCGGCCGCGTCCCGCGCGCGAACTCGCGCTCGCCAGCGAGGCGATGCGCCGCGCGATACCGATTGCCGAACCGCTCGGCGCGCTAATCGAACCGATTATCCCGGGCATCTACCGCGGCGCTATGATCACGCGCGCGCTCTCCGGCATGACACTTTGGGAATTTCTTCAGACCGACGACGATCCGCGCGTGCGCACGCATATCCTCGAGCTGGCCCGTCAAGCGGTCGATACGATGCATCGGCGCGGACTCTTCCATGCCGACTTGAACCTGCACAATCTTTTCGTCACCCAATCGGGCGAGAGTTTCGCAGTGGTGATCCTTGACCTCGACAAGGCCCGGTTCTTCCCGGCGGCGCTGCCGATCAACCTGCGCCGCCGAAACTTGCACCGCCTCATCCGCTCAGCCCGCAAACTCGACCCGCATCGCCGACTGCTTACCGCCGCCGCCCTCGCTATCTTAACCGGAGAATAG
- a CDS encoding DUF3565 domain-containing protein encodes MTRRVIAFHQDAQRDWVADLDCGHTQHVRHAPPFQLRPWVVTEEGRNSRLGMELDCKKCDDAVN; translated from the coding sequence ATGACTCGCCGCGTCATCGCTTTTCATCAGGATGCCCAGCGCGACTGGGTCGCCGATCTCGACTGCGGACATACCCAGCACGTCCGCCACGCGCCACCGTTTCAGCTCCGCCCATGGGTGGTTACCGAGGAAGGCCGCAACAGCCGTTTGGGAATGGAACTGGATTGCAAGAAATGCGACGATGCCGTTAATTGA
- a CDS encoding bifunctional (p)ppGpp synthetase/guanosine-3',5'-bis(diphosphate) 3'-pyrophosphohydrolase: MESVTGDYPDQLEEIIRRAGEYNPQLEPRLIRRAYDYSARMHGEQKRKSGEPYVVHPLSVALILTQLKLDQSSLISGLLHDVVEDTHASLEEVQGLFGPEVARLVDGLTKVSKITFSSREEKQAENFRKMIIAMAHDIRVVLIKLADRLHNMRTLSHLQPHRREEIARETLEIYAPIAHRLGIYWLKSELEDYSFRYLNAEAYATLKTQVAETRTAREEYIRSVIEILAARLSEAEVKAEVTGRPKHFFSIHNKMREQELSFDQIHDLVAFRIIVESVRECYAALGVVHAHWKPVHGRFKDYIALPKANLYQSLHTTVIGPRGQRIEVQIRTREMHDIAEQGIAAHWSYKENGAAQIKKAESFSWLRRLVEWQQNLKDPEEFLSTVKDDLFAEEVFVFTPKGDVLDFPQGATVIDFAYRIHSQVGNHLTGARVNGRMAPLRYKLQSGDTVEVTTSERQNPGKDWANYVVTARAKSRIRQWLRQQQSDRSRELGVTLLEGELAALNLTVAQIIARERFAAALQEFSYRDADSLLAAVGYGIITPAQFLAKVLTPEELKLYRGEKPPSIPGESEHTAPRERGAPGNAVIVSGIGDMMVRFARCCNPLPGEAITGFVTRGRGVTVHVAGCPHALATDPQRRVPVMWKAGDETLRPIQLEVLCLDQPGLLAQMTKAIAGAGVNISNLQVKSTGHDGRALSVFELTVKSAGQLKNLMHSIAAIDGVMRVSRLGLHNGARAAADST, from the coding sequence ATGGAAAGCGTGACCGGCGACTATCCCGACCAACTCGAAGAAATCATCCGGCGCGCCGGGGAATACAACCCGCAACTTGAACCCCGGCTGATCCGCCGCGCTTACGATTACTCCGCGCGGATGCACGGTGAGCAGAAGCGCAAGTCGGGCGAGCCCTACGTCGTCCATCCGCTGAGCGTCGCGCTGATCCTGACCCAGCTCAAGCTCGATCAATCGTCGCTGATCAGCGGACTGCTGCACGACGTGGTCGAAGACACTCACGCCTCGCTCGAAGAAGTGCAGGGGCTGTTCGGACCAGAGGTCGCGCGGCTGGTCGACGGCCTCACCAAGGTCTCGAAAATCACCTTTTCGAGCCGCGAGGAAAAGCAGGCGGAAAATTTCCGCAAGATGATCATCGCGATGGCGCACGATATCCGCGTCGTGCTGATCAAGCTGGCTGACCGCCTGCACAACATGCGCACGCTCAGCCACCTGCAACCGCATCGCCGCGAAGAGATCGCGCGGGAGACGCTGGAGATCTATGCGCCGATCGCTCATCGGCTCGGAATTTACTGGCTTAAGTCCGAGCTCGAGGACTACTCGTTCCGCTACCTCAACGCGGAGGCCTACGCCACGCTGAAGACACAGGTGGCGGAAACCCGCACGGCGCGCGAAGAATATATCCGCTCGGTGATCGAGATTCTCGCGGCGCGGCTGAGCGAGGCTGAGGTCAAGGCCGAGGTCACCGGCCGGCCCAAGCACTTCTTTTCGATTCACAACAAGATGCGCGAGCAGGAGCTGAGCTTCGATCAGATTCACGACTTGGTCGCCTTCCGGATCATCGTGGAATCGGTGCGCGAGTGTTACGCCGCGCTGGGCGTGGTGCATGCCCATTGGAAGCCGGTGCACGGGCGCTTCAAGGATTACATCGCGCTGCCCAAGGCCAACCTCTACCAGTCGCTGCATACGACGGTGATCGGCCCGCGCGGACAGCGGATCGAAGTGCAGATCCGCACGCGCGAGATGCATGACATCGCCGAGCAGGGGATCGCCGCCCACTGGAGTTACAAGGAGAACGGCGCCGCGCAGATCAAGAAAGCGGAGAGCTTTTCGTGGCTGCGGCGGCTGGTCGAGTGGCAGCAGAATCTCAAGGATCCGGAGGAGTTCCTTTCGACGGTCAAGGACGATCTGTTCGCGGAAGAGGTCTTTGTCTTTACGCCTAAGGGCGACGTACTCGATTTCCCGCAGGGCGCGACCGTGATCGATTTCGCCTATCGCATCCATTCGCAGGTGGGCAACCATCTGACCGGGGCGCGCGTCAATGGCCGCATGGCGCCGCTGCGCTACAAGCTCCAGTCCGGCGACACCGTCGAGGTCACGACCTCCGAGCGTCAGAATCCGGGGAAAGACTGGGCCAACTACGTCGTCACCGCTCGCGCCAAAAGCCGCATCCGGCAATGGCTGCGGCAGCAGCAGTCCGATCGCTCGCGCGAGTTGGGAGTGACGCTGCTCGAGGGGGAGTTGGCCGCGCTGAATTTGACCGTCGCGCAGATCATCGCGCGCGAACGGTTTGCGGCCGCGCTGCAAGAGTTTTCCTACCGCGACGCCGACAGTCTACTCGCGGCCGTCGGCTACGGGATAATCACGCCGGCGCAATTTCTGGCGAAGGTGCTGACCCCCGAGGAGCTCAAGCTTTATCGCGGCGAAAAGCCGCCCAGCATTCCTGGTGAGAGCGAGCATACCGCGCCGCGCGAACGCGGCGCGCCCGGCAACGCCGTGATCGTCTCGGGCATCGGCGACATGATGGTGCGCTTTGCGCGCTGCTGTAATCCGCTGCCGGGCGAGGCGATCACCGGATTTGTCACGCGCGGACGCGGCGTCACGGTGCATGTCGCGGGGTGTCCGCATGCGCTCGCGACTGATCCGCAGCGGCGGGTGCCGGTCATGTGGAAGGCCGGTGACGAGACTCTGCGCCCGATCCAGTTGGAGGTGCTCTGCCTCGATCAGCCGGGATTGCTCGCGCAGATGACCAAGGCGATCGCGGGCGCCGGCGTCAATATCTCGAATTTGCAGGTGAAAAGTACCGGGCATGATGGCCGCGCGCTTTCGGTTTTTGAATTAACCGTGAAGAGCGCCGGACAGTTAAAGAATCTGATGCACTCGATCGCGGCGATTGACGGCGTGATGCGCGTCTCGCGCCTGGGGCTGCACAACGGCGCGCGCGCCGCCGCCGATTCAACCTAA
- the gmk gene encoding guanylate kinase, translating into MSAPSGAGKTTISRAALQQIEGLEASISLTTRERREGERAGVDYHFVSEDEFQRRTAAGDFAELARVFDSSYGTLRGPLDRAVAAGRDILLDIDVQGADQMRRCYPRDAVTIFVLPPSFAELEERLRRRGTESVAAIAHRLQRAHEEASAYPAYDYLIINAEVAASIARLGAIVDAERLKVTRLAEGFAPWKA; encoded by the coding sequence TTGTCGGCGCCCTCGGGCGCCGGTAAGACGACGATCTCCCGCGCTGCGCTCCAGCAGATCGAGGGGCTGGAAGCCTCGATTTCACTGACCACCCGCGAGCGGCGCGAGGGCGAGAGGGCCGGCGTCGATTATCATTTTGTGAGCGAGGACGAATTCCAACGGCGCACAGCGGCGGGCGACTTCGCCGAACTGGCGCGGGTCTTTGATTCGAGCTACGGCACGCTGCGTGGCCCGCTTGACCGGGCCGTGGCTGCCGGACGCGACATCCTGCTCGATATCGACGTGCAGGGCGCTGACCAGATGCGCCGCTGCTATCCGCGTGACGCGGTGACGATTTTTGTTCTGCCGCCGAGCTTTGCGGAACTGGAGGAGCGGCTGAGGCGGCGCGGCACCGAGAGCGTTGCGGCGATCGCTCATCGCTTGCAGCGGGCGCATGAGGAGGCCTCGGCCTACCCGGCTTACGATTATCTGATCATCAACGCGGAGGTCGCAGCCTCGATTGCGCGGCTCGGCGCGATCGTCGATGCCGAGCGGCTCAAGGTCACGCGCCTGGCGGAGGGCTTTGCGCCATGGAAAGCGTGA
- a CDS encoding YicC/YloC family endoribonuclease, whose protein sequence is MRSMTGFGRAELSRAGVQVNVEVRSLNQRFFELKLNLPRGWGDQEKEIRKLVQEQVERGRVEVFIRAVLTRPPHARLQVNEELAQAYVTELRRLGRKLGLDDKLELEALLQRPEIFQIAEDENDPVAGAGLALEALRRALKALASERAREGRELKRDFENRLRTIGAALPQIEELAAAAREALRTGFEARVRELMAELPINEKRLHDEALGAANHGDISEEMTRLRVHLKAMTPLLGRAGAVGKSMEFLLQELNREINTIGAKSQDARMSQIAVTMKGELEKMREQVQNVE, encoded by the coding sequence GGGTTCGGGCGGGCCGAGCTGAGCCGCGCAGGGGTGCAGGTCAACGTCGAGGTGCGCTCGCTGAACCAGCGCTTCTTCGAGCTCAAACTTAATCTCCCGCGCGGATGGGGTGATCAGGAGAAGGAAATCCGCAAGTTGGTGCAAGAGCAGGTCGAGCGCGGGCGCGTCGAGGTGTTTATTCGAGCGGTTTTGACCCGGCCGCCGCACGCGCGCTTGCAGGTCAACGAGGAGTTGGCGCAGGCCTACGTCACGGAACTGCGCCGGCTGGGCCGCAAGCTCGGGCTCGACGACAAGTTGGAGCTTGAGGCGCTACTGCAGCGGCCCGAGATTTTTCAGATCGCGGAAGATGAAAATGACCCGGTTGCCGGCGCCGGCCTGGCGCTCGAAGCGTTGCGCCGCGCGCTGAAGGCGCTGGCGAGCGAACGTGCGCGCGAAGGGCGCGAGCTCAAGCGCGATTTCGAGAACCGGCTCAGGACGATCGGCGCGGCATTACCGCAGATCGAGGAATTGGCCGCGGCCGCGCGTGAGGCTCTACGCACCGGTTTCGAAGCGCGGGTCCGCGAGTTGATGGCCGAACTGCCGATCAACGAGAAGCGGCTGCATGACGAAGCGCTGGGCGCCGCCAATCACGGGGACATCAGCGAGGAGATGACGCGGTTGCGAGTCCATCTGAAGGCGATGACGCCGCTGCTTGGGCGCGCGGGAGCGGTGGGCAAGTCGATGGAATTTCTGCTGCAGGAGCTTAATCGCGAGATCAATACGATCGGGGCAAAATCACAGGATGCCCGCATGTCGCAAATCGCAGTCACGATGAAGGGTGAACTCGAGAAGATGCGCGAGCAGGTGCAGAACGTCGAATGA